A part of Candidatus Cloacimonadota bacterium genomic DNA contains:
- a CDS encoding nuclear transport factor 2 family protein: MMKILSRNALIIFIVLIFIFCCQQKQQNITERDNEMIKNEVKNKFEKLISALNNLDSHEWSEIYSKDEFISAFVSTDFYSSRKAFINAITSYFTMREQQKVEPLEVEVTALTPTLALLTSQEKTEMLLKNGENMRSKHVFTMIWKKEAEDWKIIHSHESWNIE, from the coding sequence ATGATGAAAATTCTCTCCAGAAATGCACTTATTATCTTCATAGTTCTTATTTTTATTTTTTGCTGCCAGCAAAAACAACAAAACATCACAGAAAGGGATAATGAAATGATTAAAAATGAAGTTAAAAACAAATTCGAAAAACTCATCTCAGCATTGAATAATTTAGATTCTCATGAATGGTCAGAAATCTATAGCAAGGATGAATTTATATCAGCATTCGTTAGTACAGATTTTTATTCAAGTCGAAAAGCATTCATCAATGCAATAACATCTTATTTCACCATGAGGGAACAGCAAAAGGTAGAACCGCTCGAAGTAGAAGTTACTGCTCTAACACCAACATTGGCTCTATTGACAAGCCAGGAAAAGACAGAAATGCTGTTGAAAAATGGTGAGAATATGAGATCTAAACACGTCTTCACGATGATTTGGAAAAAAGAAGCCGAGGACTGGAAGATCATCCACTCTCATGAGTCGTGGAATATTGAGTAA